One window of Bacteroides sp. AN502(2024) genomic DNA carries:
- a CDS encoding alpha-amylase family glycosyl hydrolase: protein MKKDIRPIFWMLLCLLTIAACSDENHEMLITGPKIPELDHEPSIEELVEGINNYPTKFKGDKQGKIWYRATAGDDLYGYKGDVYVHIGINDWMHVPTEWGINEDKYKAEKVADNIWCFTLAPTVREWFGAENAANIQNVCILFRNGEALTDEKKTSDFFITVTGDKTFTPTPVEIAACPVEEAGIHPSADGTSVTFALYDLDTDNNYKDYACLIGDFNDWELSTEYQMKRDNDKHFWWYTVTNITPAKEYGFQYYIGSEKDGNVRIGDPYCEKVLDGSNDKHLVQQGVYPASAIQYPNGKTTGIVSVFQTKPTSYNWQVSDFKIDYPDNMVIYELLFRDFTQVGPELATGTIKEAMKHLAYIKSLGVNAIELMPIQEFDGNNSWGYNPCYYFAMDKAYGTKEEYKHFIDECHKQGIAVLLDVVYNHATGSHPFAKLYWNSKESKTAKNNPWFNVDAPHPFSVFHDFNHESPLVREFVKRNLKFLLEEYKFDGFRFDLTKGFTQNKSSESTASNRDDSRIAILKDYYETVNTTNPNAVMILEHFCNLDEESELAEAGMKLWHNMNESYCQSGMGESSRSDFSYMRNNGMPAGRWINFMESHDEERVAYKQAAYGNLQNTSLAIRMKQLETNAAFFLTVPGPKMIWQFGELGYDYSIMYKHDGTMGTEKNTDAKPVKWNYLDNQYRKELYDTYSTLLKLRNENPDLFSDSAFKDWKVSVSDWDKGRYLRLESSTKKLVVVGNFMNEQININVYFGNPGDWYELNGATLKVTNSEQSVTIPANSFKLYTNFQINN, encoded by the coding sequence ATGAAAAAAGATATAAGACCTATATTCTGGATGCTGCTCTGCCTACTCACGATAGCAGCATGTTCCGACGAAAACCACGAGATGTTAATCACCGGTCCGAAAATTCCCGAGCTGGATCACGAACCGTCTATCGAAGAATTGGTAGAAGGAATAAATAATTATCCTACTAAGTTTAAGGGAGACAAGCAAGGAAAGATCTGGTATAGAGCAACAGCTGGTGACGACTTATACGGATATAAAGGCGATGTATATGTTCACATCGGTATCAATGACTGGATGCATGTTCCTACGGAATGGGGCATAAATGAAGATAAGTATAAGGCAGAGAAAGTGGCGGATAATATTTGGTGCTTTACGCTTGCCCCAACAGTACGCGAATGGTTTGGCGCGGAAAATGCAGCAAACATTCAAAATGTCTGCATCCTCTTCCGCAATGGTGAAGCGTTGACTGACGAAAAGAAAACCAGCGACTTTTTTATCACAGTAACAGGAGACAAGACTTTCACACCGACTCCGGTAGAGATAGCTGCCTGCCCGGTAGAAGAAGCGGGTATCCATCCATCGGCTGACGGAACATCTGTGACTTTCGCGCTATACGATTTGGATACAGACAACAATTATAAGGATTATGCTTGTCTGATTGGCGACTTCAATGATTGGGAGCTGAGCACAGAATACCAAATGAAGCGTGATAACGACAAACACTTCTGGTGGTATACGGTTACGAATATCACCCCTGCTAAAGAGTATGGTTTCCAATATTACATAGGCAGCGAAAAAGATGGAAACGTCCGTATTGGTGACCCCTATTGTGAAAAAGTGTTGGATGGTTCGAACGATAAACATCTTGTACAACAGGGAGTTTATCCGGCTAGCGCCATACAATATCCGAATGGAAAGACGACAGGTATTGTTTCTGTATTCCAAACGAAACCGACATCGTACAACTGGCAAGTATCCGATTTCAAGATTGATTATCCTGACAATATGGTAATCTATGAGTTACTATTCCGTGACTTCACACAAGTGGGTCCCGAACTCGCTACGGGTACAATCAAAGAAGCAATGAAACATTTAGCCTACATCAAGAGCCTGGGCGTGAATGCTATTGAACTGATGCCTATACAAGAATTCGACGGGAATAATAGCTGGGGATACAATCCATGTTATTATTTTGCAATGGACAAAGCATATGGAACGAAAGAAGAATATAAGCATTTCATTGATGAATGCCACAAGCAAGGCATCGCAGTATTGTTGGATGTAGTTTACAACCATGCTACCGGTAGTCATCCATTTGCAAAACTTTATTGGAATTCGAAAGAAAGCAAGACAGCCAAGAATAATCCGTGGTTTAACGTTGATGCTCCTCATCCATTCAGTGTATTCCATGACTTCAATCACGAGTCACCGCTCGTACGTGAATTTGTAAAACGTAACTTGAAGTTTTTGCTGGAAGAGTATAAATTTGATGGTTTCCGTTTCGACTTAACCAAAGGATTTACCCAAAATAAAAGCAGTGAATCAACGGCAAGCAATAGAGATGACTCCCGTATTGCTATCTTGAAGGATTATTATGAAACAGTAAACACGACCAATCCTAATGCAGTGATGATTCTCGAACACTTCTGCAATTTGGATGAAGAGTCTGAATTGGCTGAAGCAGGAATGAAACTATGGCATAATATGAATGAAAGCTATTGTCAGTCAGGAATGGGAGAATCGAGCAGATCAGACTTCTCATATATGCGAAATAACGGAATGCCTGCCGGGAGATGGATTAATTTCATGGAAAGTCATGATGAAGAAAGGGTCGCATACAAACAAGCAGCTTATGGCAATCTTCAGAATACAAGTCTTGCCATTCGCATGAAACAACTGGAAACAAATGCAGCCTTCTTCCTGACTGTTCCGGGGCCGAAAATGATTTGGCAGTTTGGCGAACTCGGTTATGATTATTCCATAATGTATAAGCACGATGGTACAATGGGAACTGAAAAGAATACAGATGCCAAGCCTGTGAAATGGAATTATCTTGACAACCAATATCGAAAAGAATTATATGACACTTATAGTACTTTGCTGAAATTACGCAATGAGAATCCGGACTTATTCAGCGACAGTGCTTTCAAGGATTGGAAAGTTAGTGTTTCCGACTGGGATAAAGGTCGTTATTTAAGATTGGAATCAAGTACAAAGAAATTGGTTGTAGTAGGTAATTTCATGAATGAGCAAATTAATATAAATGTATACTTTGGCAACCCGGGAGATTGGTATGAATTGAACGGAGCGACATTGAAGGTTACCAACTCTGAACAGTCCGTCACCATACCTGCAAATAGCTTCAAGCTATACACCAATTTTCAAATAAACAATTAA
- a CDS encoding IS4 family transposase, whose product MANITLFAQVISHLPKENIRKIIKSSGSDKHCKGYNTWSQFVSMIFSQFSGCDSVRDISNGLKSATGNLNHLGINRAPSKSTVAYQNANRDSSVFRGIFYSLFQYFGQQALWQRRKFRFKMPIKLLDSTLVSLTLSIYDWAHYTTTKGAVKMHTLLDYDSLLPEFVNITDGKTTDNKAAFDIELHPYSIVVADRGYCDYSLLNNWDSSNVFFVVRHKDNIRYKAIEELPLPEKHAQNVLIDEIIEFELSAAKSKYPKRLRRIAVWNDEHGFEIELLTNNFTLAASSIAALYKARWNIEIFFRNLKQLLRIKSFIGTSRNAVETQIWTAMTTMLILTWLKHIARYKWALANLVVTLRLNTFTKIDLQKWLDQPFTPPPETIEND is encoded by the coding sequence ATGGCAAATATAACACTTTTCGCACAGGTAATATCACATCTCCCGAAAGAAAATATCAGGAAAATCATAAAATCTTCGGGGTCAGACAAGCATTGCAAGGGCTACAATACATGGAGTCAGTTTGTTAGCATGATTTTCAGCCAATTCTCAGGATGTGATTCAGTCAGAGATATCTCAAACGGGCTGAAATCAGCCACCGGCAACCTCAATCATTTGGGAATCAACCGTGCACCATCCAAGTCAACGGTAGCATATCAGAACGCCAACCGAGACAGTTCGGTTTTTCGCGGCATATTCTACTCGTTGTTTCAGTATTTCGGACAGCAAGCCCTATGGCAACGAAGAAAGTTCCGTTTCAAGATGCCGATAAAACTGCTCGACTCCACATTGGTGTCATTGACTCTGTCAATATATGACTGGGCACATTACACTACCACCAAGGGGGCGGTCAAGATGCACACGCTATTGGACTATGACAGTCTTTTGCCGGAGTTCGTGAATATCACCGATGGCAAAACCACCGACAACAAAGCTGCTTTTGATATTGAGTTACATCCGTATAGTATTGTAGTAGCCGACCGAGGCTACTGTGACTACTCATTGCTGAATAATTGGGACAGCAGCAACGTGTTCTTTGTAGTGCGTCATAAAGACAATATCCGGTACAAAGCCATAGAGGAGTTGCCTTTGCCTGAAAAACACGCTCAGAATGTACTTATTGACGAAATAATCGAGTTCGAACTCTCGGCGGCCAAATCCAAATATCCCAAACGTTTACGTCGCATCGCAGTATGGAACGATGAACACGGTTTTGAAATTGAGTTACTCACAAACAACTTCACATTGGCAGCATCAAGCATAGCGGCTCTGTACAAGGCTCGGTGGAACATAGAAATCTTCTTTCGCAACCTCAAGCAACTGCTACGCATCAAGAGCTTTATCGGCACATCCCGCAATGCCGTAGAGACCCAAATATGGACTGCTATGACTACAATGCTGATTCTGACATGGCTAAAGCACATCGCAAGATACAAATGGGCATTGGCTAACCTTGTGGTCACGCTCCGGCTGAACACATTTACCAAAATCGACCTCCAAAAATGGCTTGATCAACCATTTACACCACCTCCCGAAACCATCGAAAACGATTAG
- a CDS encoding SusC/RagA family TonB-linked outer membrane protein yields MKKSLRLKALLTLLVGLFLSIEAFAQQIAVKGHVKDTTGEPIIGANVLVKGTTNGTITDFNGNFMLNVRKDAILSISFVGYKSAEVKAAPSVMVTLEDDSQVLDAVVVIGYGSVKKNDMTGSVTAIKPDKLNKGLITNAQDMMTGKIAGVSVISKGGAPGAGATIRIRGGSSLAAENDPLIVIDGLAMDNKGVKGLSNPLSMVNPNDIESFTVLKDASATAIYGSRASNGVIIITTKKGQAGARPTISYDGNLSVSNVKSTVDVMDGDQFRSFIKNIWGEESEAYSKLGNGNTDWQKEIFRAAVSTDHNLTISGGLKNMPYRVSFGYTNQNGIVKTSKFERYTASVSLAPSFFKDHLKVNANLKGMIAKNRYADGNAVGSAVSFDPTQSVRSDDPYHQYYFDGYFQWNTDASSLNDDTWKRTFNTNAPGNPVALIEEKDDRAISKSLIGNLELDYKFHFLPDLHAHVNGGMDLSTGKQYTDVSPYSSTNNYYGSYGWEQKDKYNLSLNAYLQYNKDFTDKHRFDVMAGYEWQHFHDTSDQEYWGLYPLSNNVVENRGQRYNNTSSGSATESYLVSFFGRVNYTLLDRYLFTATVRQDGSSRFHKNNRWGLFPSFALGWKLKEEAFLKDVDVLSDLKLRLGYGITGQQNINSGDYPYLAVYETNKDGAYYPILGEGTTYRPNAYNPDLKWEKTTTYNVGLDFGFLNNRINGAVDYYYRKTTDLLNSVFVSAGTNFKNKVLSNVGSLENSGIEFSINSKPVVTTDWTWDLGFNITYNKNEITKLTTGDSENYYVAAGDNIGGGRDMKAMAHTVGHPASSFYVYQQVYDENGKPIENEFVDRNGDGTINGDDRYFYKKPTADVLMGLTSRLSYKSWDFSFSLRASLNNYVYNSVEAGGSDCNPTSIYSFGALNNRPLMGVANNIQSKNDNTLLSDYFVQNASFMKCDNITLGYSFKKLFGASIGGRVYAAVQNVFTITKYKGLDPEVEKGLDNNIYPRPLTTLIGLSLNF; encoded by the coding sequence ATGAAAAAGAGCTTAAGACTTAAAGCCCTACTCACATTATTGGTGGGACTCTTCCTTTCCATTGAAGCATTTGCCCAGCAAATAGCAGTCAAGGGGCATGTGAAAGACACAACGGGTGAACCTATCATCGGTGCGAACGTACTGGTAAAAGGTACAACCAATGGAACAATAACTGATTTCAATGGTAACTTTATGTTGAATGTACGGAAAGACGCCATTCTTTCCATTTCATTCGTCGGCTATAAATCTGCAGAGGTGAAAGCTGCTCCTTCAGTAATGGTTACATTGGAAGATGATTCTCAAGTACTGGACGCAGTAGTCGTTATCGGCTACGGCTCGGTGAAGAAGAATGATATGACCGGTTCGGTTACAGCCATCAAACCGGACAAGCTAAATAAAGGTTTGATTACCAACGCACAGGACATGATGACCGGAAAGATTGCCGGTGTGAGCGTCATCAGCAAAGGCGGAGCTCCGGGTGCAGGTGCAACAATTCGTATCCGAGGCGGTTCTTCACTGGCTGCGGAAAACGACCCGCTGATTGTAATCGATGGTCTGGCAATGGATAATAAAGGAGTGAAAGGTTTGTCCAACCCTCTATCCATGGTCAACCCTAATGATATTGAAAGCTTTACCGTATTGAAAGATGCTTCAGCTACCGCTATTTATGGTTCGCGTGCTTCCAATGGTGTTATCATCATCACAACGAAGAAAGGTCAGGCAGGTGCACGTCCCACCATCTCTTATGACGGCAATTTATCTGTCAGCAATGTAAAATCTACCGTTGATGTAATGGACGGAGACCAGTTTCGTTCTTTCATCAAAAACATTTGGGGAGAAGAAAGCGAAGCTTATAGCAAACTAGGAAACGGCAATACCGACTGGCAGAAAGAGATATTCCGCGCAGCCGTAAGTACAGACCATAACCTCACTATTTCCGGTGGATTAAAGAATATGCCTTACCGCGTTTCTTTCGGTTATACCAACCAGAATGGCATTGTGAAAACATCCAAGTTCGAACGTTATACGGCATCTGTCAGTCTGGCTCCTTCTTTCTTTAAAGACCATCTGAAAGTAAATGCCAACCTGAAAGGTATGATTGCCAAAAACCGTTATGCCGACGGTAATGCGGTAGGTTCTGCAGTCAGCTTTGACCCTACACAATCCGTCCGTTCCGATGATCCCTACCATCAATACTATTTTGACGGATATTTCCAATGGAATACGGATGCTTCTTCTTTGAATGACGACACATGGAAACGTACTTTTAACACCAATGCCCCCGGTAATCCGGTCGCCTTGATAGAAGAAAAAGACGATCGTGCCATCTCCAAATCTTTAATCGGTAATCTGGAACTGGATTATAAGTTTCATTTCTTGCCGGACTTGCACGCACACGTGAACGGTGGCATGGACCTCTCTACGGGTAAGCAATATACGGATGTCTCCCCCTATTCTTCGACCAACAACTATTATGGCAGCTATGGCTGGGAACAGAAAGACAAGTACAACCTCTCTTTGAACGCTTACCTGCAATACAACAAAGATTTTACCGACAAACATCGTTTCGATGTAATGGCAGGCTATGAATGGCAACACTTCCATGATACGTCCGACCAGGAATATTGGGGACTCTATCCACTGTCGAACAACGTGGTAGAGAACAGAGGTCAGCGTTACAACAATACCTCAAGTGGTTCGGCTACGGAAAGTTATCTGGTATCTTTCTTCGGTCGTGTCAATTACACACTGCTGGACCGTTACCTGTTTACGGCAACCGTACGCCAGGATGGTTCTTCCCGTTTCCACAAAAACAACCGTTGGGGATTGTTCCCGTCTTTTGCTTTGGGATGGAAGTTGAAAGAGGAAGCTTTCCTGAAAGACGTTGATGTACTTTCGGATTTAAAACTTCGTCTTGGCTATGGTATTACCGGTCAGCAGAATATCAATTCGGGCGACTATCCATATCTGGCTGTTTATGAGACAAACAAAGACGGGGCTTACTATCCTATCTTGGGAGAAGGAACCACTTACCGCCCGAATGCATACAACCCGGACTTGAAATGGGAAAAGACGACCACTTATAATGTAGGTCTGGACTTCGGATTCCTGAACAACCGCATCAACGGTGCTGTGGATTATTACTATCGCAAGACCACCGATTTGCTGAACAGCGTATTCGTTTCTGCCGGAACGAACTTCAAAAACAAGGTATTGTCCAACGTCGGTTCATTAGAAAATTCAGGTATCGAATTCTCTATTAATTCAAAACCGGTTGTAACTACCGACTGGACATGGGACCTTGGCTTCAATATCACTTACAATAAAAACGAAATCACCAAATTAACTACCGGAGATAGCGAAAATTATTATGTTGCTGCCGGAGACAATATCGGTGGAGGACGTGACATGAAAGCAATGGCACATACCGTAGGACATCCGGCTTCTTCCTTCTATGTTTACCAGCAAGTGTATGACGAGAACGGAAAGCCTATCGAAAACGAATTTGTAGACCGCAACGGAGACGGAACGATTAACGGTGACGACCGCTACTTCTACAAGAAGCCGACAGCCGATGTACTTATGGGACTTACTTCCCGTCTTTCATACAAGTCATGGGATTTCAGTTTCTCACTGCGCGCCAGTTTGAACAATTATGTATATAACTCTGTCGAAGCAGGTGGCTCCGACTGCAACCCGACTTCCATCTATTCATTCGGCGCACTTAACAACCGCCCGTTGATGGGAGTGGCAAACAATATCCAAAGCAAGAACGACAACACCTTGCTGTCCGATTACTTCGTTCAGAATGCCTCTTTCATGAAATGTGACAACATCACTTTGGGATACTCGTTCAAAAAGCTGTTCGGCGCTTCGATTGGCGGACGCGTATATGCAGCCGTACAGAACGTATTCACTATCACCAAATACAAAGGACTTGACCCTGAAGTAGAAAAGGGATTGGATAACAATATTTATCCACGTCCTCTGACTACGTTAATCGGTTTGAGCCTTAATTTCTAA
- a CDS encoding SusE domain-containing protein, which translates to MKKINILTSILVATALLTACEDDRDSNPTIQEPTTFVLNTPANATSNVYDLNQSKNIELTCTQPDYGYPAVVTYTVQADLTDKWTDETETADASYLTLPSISTSAKVDANTQELNKVIVKLAGWTSENDYDGEPMSVFVRLYAHIGDKGYPIYSNSIELKCIPYYMDISDAVPATYYLLGDFIGEVPWGNPTMTAGTAYFPMSLVKGYAYDANTGKGEFTYTGYIPADKGFKIVAVPGAWDNQWGNADSEGFTNLVNDKNSQNIKVNAAGWYTLHLNTIENKLTMKATTFETQPTEYDAVTLTYGSESVDMTKVTMEHSHIWYADITIASSCKAKFTSGDKTWGGEVFPFGSFVDAATISCKPGDYTVLFNELDECYYFKAK; encoded by the coding sequence ATGAAAAAAATAAATATACTGACGTCCATACTAGTAGCGACAGCCCTGCTGACCGCCTGCGAGGATGACAGGGACTCAAATCCTACCATACAGGAACCTACTACTTTTGTATTGAACACTCCTGCCAATGCAACGTCCAACGTCTATGACCTGAATCAATCCAAGAATATCGAACTGACTTGTACGCAACCGGACTATGGCTATCCTGCCGTAGTGACTTACACCGTGCAAGCGGATTTAACAGACAAATGGACTGATGAAACGGAAACGGCAGATGCTTCTTATCTGACACTACCTTCCATATCTACATCAGCCAAAGTGGATGCCAACACACAGGAATTGAATAAGGTAATCGTAAAACTTGCCGGCTGGACATCGGAGAATGATTATGACGGTGAACCGATGAGTGTATTTGTACGTTTGTACGCACATATCGGAGATAAAGGATATCCTATATATTCCAATTCGATAGAATTGAAATGTATACCTTATTATATGGATATATCTGATGCCGTTCCTGCCACTTATTATTTACTGGGCGATTTCATCGGTGAAGTTCCCTGGGGAAATCCGACAATGACAGCAGGTACCGCTTATTTCCCGATGTCACTGGTAAAAGGATATGCGTATGATGCCAATACAGGTAAAGGAGAATTTACCTACACAGGATATATCCCGGCAGATAAAGGATTTAAGATAGTAGCTGTTCCCGGTGCATGGGACAACCAATGGGGAAATGCGGACAGCGAAGGATTCACCAATTTGGTAAATGACAAGAATTCTCAAAATATTAAAGTGAATGCGGCCGGCTGGTACACGCTTCATCTCAATACGATTGAGAATAAACTGACAATGAAAGCTACTACTTTTGAAACTCAACCGACAGAGTATGATGCCGTCACATTGACTTATGGTTCGGAATCTGTAGACATGACCAAAGTAACCATGGAGCATTCACATATATGGTATGCCGACATAACAATCGCATCAAGCTGCAAAGCCAAATTCACTTCCGGTGACAAAACTTGGGGTGGAGAGGTATTCCCATTCGGCTCATTTGTGGATGCCGCAACAATCAGTTGCAAACCGGGTGATTATACCGTACTGTTCAACGAACTGGACGAGTGCTATTACTTCAAAGCAAAATAG
- a CDS encoding DUF5115 domain-containing protein: MKKLSIYITVLLAASLTACNEDFNEGIASPQSYGQEEAAGKITFTATGIDPINLGNVEEESVAVAVFTAPAVEEEATISYKMKLDNKVTLAVDDKGHVATEDLQNAVAQIYGIRPVERTMNAVLTAYVVIGKTVYAARAGSYELKVTPEAPVIESAYYINGSLTWEQNVAFVNTSGDPYTNSVFTTTVPALVTDNTGAKDAYFLIKSNSGKSLGAVDADNDAPEGNLILSETANPIKISGGDYKSVRISINMMEGTYKIEKTMDAPHLWIPGNHQEWKPSQAPTLYKPEGNNAYWGMSELNGGFKFTAQPYWPDSSNGGLDYGYDYFTSKEGMTNDGGNLSLPQGIYYMVVNLDDKYLSATEITSMDIIGTAIGGWENGQKLTYDATEKCWTVNTEMTAGEFKLRVNSTWDSGISFGGALDAPTPFSSDNIVMDAAGNYTIKFYLSSRLVLIKE; the protein is encoded by the coding sequence ATGAAAAAATTATCAATATATATAACCGTGTTACTGGCTGCTTCACTGACAGCTTGTAACGAAGATTTTAATGAAGGGATAGCTTCCCCACAGTCTTACGGACAGGAAGAAGCTGCCGGAAAGATTACTTTTACGGCTACAGGTATAGACCCTATTAATCTTGGAAATGTCGAGGAAGAATCCGTAGCAGTTGCCGTATTTACGGCTCCTGCCGTTGAAGAAGAAGCCACCATATCCTATAAAATGAAGTTGGATAATAAAGTGACCTTAGCCGTAGACGATAAAGGACACGTAGCAACGGAAGATTTGCAAAATGCAGTGGCACAGATATACGGTATCCGTCCGGTAGAACGTACCATGAATGCTGTATTAACGGCATACGTGGTTATCGGGAAGACAGTATATGCGGCACGGGCTGGAAGTTATGAACTGAAAGTTACTCCGGAAGCACCGGTTATTGAAAGCGCTTATTATATTAATGGCTCTCTGACTTGGGAACAGAATGTAGCATTTGTTAATACAAGTGGTGATCCTTATACCAATTCAGTCTTTACAACAACAGTTCCTGCTCTGGTTACAGATAACACCGGTGCAAAAGATGCCTATTTCCTGATTAAATCCAACTCAGGCAAATCACTTGGCGCGGTTGATGCTGACAACGATGCTCCAGAAGGTAATCTCATTTTATCAGAAACAGCAAATCCTATCAAAATATCCGGTGGCGATTATAAATCAGTTAGAATCTCCATCAACATGATGGAAGGCACTTATAAGATTGAGAAAACAATGGATGCACCTCATTTATGGATACCTGGAAATCATCAGGAATGGAAGCCTTCACAAGCACCGACTTTATATAAGCCGGAAGGAAACAATGCTTATTGGGGAATGTCGGAATTGAACGGTGGCTTTAAGTTTACCGCACAGCCTTATTGGCCGGATAGTTCAAATGGCGGACTTGATTATGGATATGACTATTTTACCTCGAAAGAAGGTATGACAAATGATGGTGGAAACTTATCATTGCCCCAAGGTATCTACTACATGGTAGTCAATTTGGATGATAAATATCTCTCTGCAACTGAAATAACATCTATGGATATAATAGGCACAGCCATAGGCGGATGGGAAAACGGCCAAAAACTGACTTATGATGCAACAGAAAAATGCTGGACTGTAAATACGGAAATGACAGCAGGGGAATTTAAGCTTCGTGTCAACTCCACTTGGGATTCCGGTATTAGTTTCGGGGGAGCATTAGATGCACCCACTCCTTTCTCAAGCGATAATATTGTGATGGACGCAGCGGGTAACTACACTATAAAATTCTATCTGAGCAGTAGATTAGTCCTCATTAAAGAATAA
- a CDS encoding RagB/SusD family nutrient uptake outer membrane protein, which yields MKFRYIKSILSAASLLLAVSVTSCIGDLDATPIDPNIVMTFDQASVFNKIYGTLGLTGQKGPDGSGDLDDIDEGTSSFYRMTWCANQLMTDEAIVNSWNDAGVATIADCSWSSSNEIVTGLYYRLTFDITLCNYFLEQTEGLTDDETTRQRAEVRFIRALNNYYLMDMFGNPPYCDKVSTEKPQQIQRADLFAKIEEELKEIGDDATATLAQPLQTTYGRVDRVAAWLLLARMYLNAEVYTGTPQWGKAKEYAQKVIDSGYKLAPVYKHLFMADNDGSNVNKARQEVILPILQDGVRTKSWGGSLFLIAGTHKSDTGMNPWGSKQGWGGPHCRQTMVAKFFPNVNDAPSVLENQMVVAAKDDRALMCGVQRSTSTGDNMSFTDGFACAKFSNIRADNGLTSDTDNPDMDIPLLRMAEAYLIVAEASIRANNGVSTQETIDAMHEIRKRANAAESASYTLTDIRDEWAREFWFEGRRRIDLIRFGDFGGRTDYNWDWKGGEKQGTEIKKFRNIYPIPANDINANTNLKQNPEY from the coding sequence ATGAAATTCAGATATATAAAATCAATCCTATCGGCTGCCTCACTATTACTGGCAGTCAGCGTGACTTCATGTATCGGTGACCTGGATGCGACTCCTATCGACCCGAATATAGTGATGACATTCGACCAAGCAAGCGTTTTTAACAAGATATATGGCACCCTCGGACTGACTGGTCAGAAAGGTCCCGACGGAAGCGGTGACTTGGACGACATCGACGAAGGTACTTCCTCTTTCTACCGTATGACTTGGTGTGCCAACCAATTGATGACAGATGAAGCGATTGTCAATTCATGGAACGATGCCGGTGTCGCTACTATTGCCGATTGCAGTTGGAGTTCTTCCAATGAAATCGTGACAGGACTCTATTACCGTCTGACATTCGATATCACTTTGTGCAACTACTTCTTAGAACAAACGGAAGGACTGACAGATGATGAAACGACACGCCAACGTGCAGAAGTACGTTTTATCCGTGCTTTGAACAACTACTACCTGATGGATATGTTCGGCAATCCGCCGTATTGCGACAAAGTATCAACAGAGAAGCCTCAGCAAATACAACGTGCGGATCTCTTCGCGAAGATTGAAGAAGAGTTGAAAGAAATCGGTGACGACGCCACTGCCACACTGGCACAGCCGCTTCAAACGACTTACGGCCGTGTAGACCGTGTTGCCGCCTGGTTATTGCTGGCACGTATGTATCTCAACGCAGAAGTCTATACCGGCACGCCTCAATGGGGAAAAGCCAAAGAATATGCCCAAAAAGTGATTGATTCCGGATATAAACTGGCTCCTGTCTACAAACACCTGTTCATGGCAGATAATGACGGCAGCAATGTCAACAAGGCAAGACAGGAAGTGATACTTCCGATTTTGCAGGATGGTGTGAGAACCAAGAGTTGGGGTGGTTCGCTGTTCTTGATTGCAGGTACGCACAAAAGTGACACAGGCATGAATCCCTGGGGAAGCAAGCAAGGATGGGGCGGCCCGCATTGTCGCCAGACAATGGTAGCCAAATTCTTCCCGAACGTAAATGATGCCCCTTCCGTATTGGAAAACCAGATGGTAGTGGCAGCAAAAGATGATCGTGCCTTGATGTGCGGAGTGCAGAGAAGTACGTCGACAGGCGACAATATGAGCTTTACAGACGGATTCGCATGTGCCAAATTCTCGAACATCCGTGCAGACAACGGACTGACAAGCGATACGGACAATCCCGATATGGATATACCTCTTCTTCGTATGGCAGAAGCTTATCTGATTGTAGCAGAAGCCAGCATCCGTGCCAACAATGGTGTTTCTACTCAGGAGACCATAGACGCTATGCATGAAATCCGTAAGCGTGCGAACGCCGCCGAATCTGCTTCATACACATTGACGGACATCCGTGACGAATGGGCGCGTGAGTTCTGGTTTGAAGGTCGCCGCCGCATTGACTTGATTCGTTTCGGCGATTTCGGCGGACGCACCGACTATAACTGGGATTGGAAAGGTGGAGAAAAACAAGGTACTGAAATAAAAAAGTTCCGCAACATTTATCCTATTCCTGCCAATGATATCAATGCGAATACGAATCTGAAGCAAAACCCGGAATATTAA
- a CDS encoding DUF6078 family protein has product MGFYRKERYLSLEQQEYIRRIFRQKGIAEEPPFDSYTEKYMW; this is encoded by the coding sequence ATTGGCTTTTACCGTAAAGAGAGATATTTGTCGCTTGAACAACAGGAATATATTCGTAGGATTTTTCGTCAGAAAGGAATAGCGGAGGAACCTCCATTCGATTCCTACACAGAAAAATATATGTGGTAA